CGTCCACCCTGTACGGGTTGTCACCTGAGATGAAGAGCAAAAAATGTTTACTTTCCAGAGCTGCAAAGTCTAAAATACAATGTGATTTCTACAGTTTATCATGAGAATTGATTGTACCACTGCGAAAATGATGGTGGTGACTAGCTGATAGAGATAAAGGATGATTTGAGCCCTTACTTTTACATGCTATATTAGTAATACTTACATATGATGGCAGCCTGACACACTGATGTCATCAATGCTCGTACAAACTGGTTGGAAGCAGCTTGCTGCTCTTCCAAGTTggcctggtaaaaaaaaaagaaagcggTAACATAAATTACTCATGCCACTTTTACATTGAATAAATAACTCAGCATAAATTATTCAAGCCTGAGAAAAACATGATCACTAGGATGGCTGCACACCTCAACCCAGTCTCTGATCCGCTGGTTGTTGGCCTTGTCCTGcaggagtctgtccagctgttTGCTGAGCTCCTCTCCACTGAGGACCTTCTTCTTACTGACTTCCTTTgactccatctcctctcctgtGGTGAACTCCACTTTCTAAATTACGTAACAAAGAAAATTGAAGAGATATTCTTGTAAGTGATGATCAGCTTGGAAGGTGTTTGCtttaaattttatttcaatgtcaacataaaaaactaaaacacagaaatccGTTACCAtggcatttgtttttgtttttgttttaatgacaaaGAATGTTCTAAAAGTACAAATATTCACAGTGTCATTGcccatttttatatttttgatttatttaaaggggcgctgtggaacttctgttttctgttagcgaagcagagagaggcactgagaggAGGCACTCGAGAACGTGCATTAAGTCACAAGTCTTTCCAAAGAAATGCACATTCCAGCAGCACTAATCAACTTAAACGTCGACAGGCTTGTATAGGCCACTATAGCAAAACGGGTAAGGTCTcgtttttcatttcacattacaatccactcacatatggccaaAAAAAAGAGATTAATGCATGTAAATTGCTATCAGTTGTTACATAGAGCCCGTTTACTCTTCATAATGAGGTTTcagatgcaaagaaaaaaggacaagTGGGTCTTGAAGTTTATGTCGATAATATGATGCAATTTAACATCTTTATATCTACGGCCATAATATCCAAGCTATATGGGGAGATTATCTGGCTTTTTTCTGAGATGTATTCAGTAGTTTGAGTCAAACTAATGTAGCCTACTGACCTGTTCAGTGACAAACTTGTTGACATCTTCATCCTCAGGTAGGAAATCTCTCCAGTTCAGACCGGCCTCTGTCCACATGGCTCCGACCTTTTTAGGTGTCTGGTggacaaacaaatacaaacaattcAATTCAGTGGATCTGAAATGCCAAACTGTAGACGTTATTTTCATGTACATAAAGGGATTTATGCTGGATCTACCATTCCTTTGCAGAGCAACTTGAGGATCTGTACCAGCAGCACGCCAGCCTGCCCCAGAGGCACAAGAGGCTTCGAGATCTCCCTGAAGACACAGTTACACTGAATTAGGCTTTCCAGTTTCTTTGCAGTACATTATGATTTAGTTGCTTTATTGATTACCATTGCTGATAAAAACCGTAGCTACACTCGAGAATAGGTAAGTACACCTATTGCTGGTGCACATTGAAGCATCTTTCATTTACTACTATGTGTGCAGATTAGTTTGATCACTTGTACTACATGAATTGGTCATAAAGTGTATTATGCTTTTTGTCTTGTTggcttttaaaaataattttgacaAAGAAATTGAGGATGTCTGGATGTTAAGGATGGACAGAGAGCTTTGGTTCAAAGAAATCAGTATCTGACAGACCTTAATCCAAAGAAACGTGGCTTTAGACTTATTGCATTATATCATTTTTGCTGACTTCGTGCATGTAGCTCACCTGAAGAGCTGTCCCATAGGGATGCCTCCCTCATGGAGCATGGGGGTAATGAGTTCAGCCAGGTAAAGCCAGATGTGAGGTATATCTATGGCCGTGTCTTCTGCTGCCTCCAGGGTGTCTTCTAGCCTACAGTCCCCaaagacaaaatacaaaaaaaacacaacacacagcattGCTTGAGTAAATGGGAATGCAATAGAGGTGAAAACTTTCCAAACATTGGCAACAGTGCAATGATGTGTCTACTGTTAAATGCTCACCCTTTGTAGTACTGCTGTGTGGGCAGTGTCCCTGCCTTTACAAGGTGGTGCAGCAACAGGCCCACGTGCTCTCGAGCAATGGTGCTGCGCTCAAGCGTCGATTCCACGCTGTTCCGCACAAACACGTAGAGCAGCGAAGCACTGTTGAGTTCTGACACACACTGCAATGCCTCCTGCAACACCAGAGGAAAATGATGTCCATCAGAGTGGGTCCATGCTCCAAGCATTGGCTGGTAAGCCCGATAAAATGCATGCATTTAATTGAGTGTGCACGGTGTCATGTTTTTACCTTCAAGTCATTGATGTGGAGGTATTCTTCAATGATGGCGTTCGacttcttctccacctcctcctcggTCAAGGCAGGTTtaggaagagaagaaggaggaggaggagtgggagcACTCTCACGTTTAACTGCTGAGAAGAAAAGGAGACGATACCAGTCAAACAATATTCCTCTTAATCTCTCGTCCTAAtctctgtgtgtacatgtgacaCCATCATCTTATCCTATAACTCACCTGTGAGATCTTTGCTTGGACCCCTGTCCCGgcttcctctgtctctgcttcctctgtCGCGGCTTCCTCTATCGCGACTTCCTCTATCGCGACTTCCCCTGTCCCGGTCGTCGGTCATGCTGGCCACGCGACGCACGGGCTCATTCGTTGCCCGACCGTCTCCACCCCTCCCGCCGTGCTCCTGCGACTCTCTGCTGAAGCTCCTCTTGCTGATTTGGGTCTGGCTGCCCCTGCCATCGCGTCCCTCCCGTCCCTCACCGCGATCAAATCGATCAAACCGATCCCTGTCGCGATCGGCCCGGTCTCCACCACGCTCACGGCTGGAGCTTGACCTAAAGgttgtgagaaaaacaaatttaTTACAAAGCTTTGTacccacattttaaaaaaactggtCGCTAAGCAGATCACATGAATAAACACCATAATGAAAATACTGCAGTTACAAATTCAGAGGATATATAATAAGTAACTTGCATTGATGGTTTAAgagtttaaaatgttaaaaaaatctataagcCATTTAATCTTGTCAAtagtgaaggaaaaaaagaaagaagtcaaAGCATGAAGACAGAATATTTCACTTGGTGAGGAGCCCCCTGTAATTGCTGATTACCTCTGAGGAGCTCTGCGATCAGAGTCTGATGAAGACAACAACGACCCAGACTGCTGCAGGGCGGAGAAGCGGTTGAGGGTGCTGGTTGCTGGACGACCAGAATCTAAAAAAGGGGAAAGGGAGTGATTACCACCACACCTACTcacaaaaaccccaaaacaactTAAGACCAcactaattattatttattcttttatgaAGGTGTTTTACCCTGCTCTCCACTTGCTGGTTTAGCTCCAGTTCCTCCACTGCTGCCTTTGCCCCAGCTGCCCCACATGCCTTTTCCTCCTGGAGCCAACAGTTGATTGCTGAAGTCCACAGCACCAGGCTTAACAGAAACATGAAAGTTACGTTTAAAAGCAagttacacacacatttaccaAAGTCCTAAAACATTAGGTTAAACAGTTTGATTCTGAAGGCTTTTGAATAGTACAAGCTTTTCTTTCTGTGCGTCCAAAGGAAATGCACTCGAAACACTTTATTTGAAAACTGTAAACTGTATATCATCAGAATTAAAACCTAAGGATGAGGTTCATGGGCGGATTCCAAGATTCATCAATACTCGTGTTCGCCTCCTCCTTTGGGATTTATCAGTGTTTGTTGCATCATTGGCAAGTGAGAATTTGCAGTACGTTTGATGTTACTGGATTATTTGAGTCTTTATGTGGACTATGTGATCTTGATTAAATTAATAACGATACAAActgaaactgataatataacaATGGAAAAGAGACAGATGGCTACTgcaaatgtttgaataaaaaattGCATTGAGGTTTCTGTGAAGACCATCCTTGTAAGACTTTAACATTACCTTTGTGATCTTGCTAAGACGGGTGGTGTCGATGGGTCTATTCTTGGAGATGGGCACCGTGTTCCATCCCTCATCCTGGGGCGGATTTGTCCTTCCACCTCCAGGTGTGTGAGGGCCTCGGCCCCCCATGTTCCCTCCCATCCTGCCgccgccacctcctcctcctcctcctcctcctcctcctcctcctgagtcTTTTTTGGACATAAGTTGCTGCTGGACTTTGATCTGTTCCCGGTgctcctccagctctgcctcCTTGTGGATCTGGTCGATTGTTTTAGGACCCTGGTCTCCTCTACGAGGCACCCAGTTATTCTGTAAATCACAGGTGGAAAACGGTTATAGAACAGTTTTAGTCTGACATTTTAATATCTACATTCAGGATTCCCATTTGACTCATAATCCCTGTGGATTACTTCAAACACAGAATTAAACAATTTGGCTCATCCAGGAATACTTCTAGGCATTAGTCACAGCCTGAAGTGCTTGATAATACCTTTCCATACTAATACCTTATTACAGATTTATTAATATTTACCTTTCTAAGGTCAATGACGTCCTGCAGCATGAAGCGGATTCTGGATGAGGTCTTCCTCTCTTTGATAATCTTGTCCATCTGGTTGAAATATTGATCCATACGAGGCTAACAGGGACACAAAAAGCAGCCGTTATTAGTCACATCTACAAAATGTCTAGGGTAAATTAATAAGAGGGATCAATGTATATGTAGAGAACTGTCTCTTCAGCTCCTAAATCCCAAGTGGCACAGAAAAAAGATGATTGAATGTATGAAAGTTTTTACAAACAGTGACTGATTTCCAACTGTGTTAATGCTTTGCTTTACCTTGGCCTTCTCAAAGTCCAGGTCTTTGCCAATTGTGGAGAGCAGCCTGCAGAGACACTCCAGAGACTCTTCATCATGATTCTTCAGTAGTTTCACTACACAATCGTGCATGATGGCCTCTGTCAGCATCTTGAGCTTGAAGAGCTCACCGATAAACTTAATGTTGCCCAGTGAGCGGCGGCGGGCCTGgtctttgttttcctccagctccaccctcaAGCGCTCACGTTCCTCTAGCTGAGGGCAGAGACAAGTGGGTGTTTGTGCTTAGTGGGTTGTGTCAAATTATCgacataaaacaacagaaacaccgATGGTTGGGACAGTGAGAGTAAATGTTTCTTACATCTTTGGCAGCCTCCAACTCCTTCTGCTTTCTCTCAAATATTTCATCGTCATCTTGGTCCTTCTCAAACTCTTTCTGGCAGCGGTTGAGCAGCAGTTTGCGGAAGTTCACAAAAACTCCTGGTTTGTCTGAGGTGGGGACTTTCAACTGAGGGAGAAAAGCATTGAGtattggaacattttaaaatcaattttcattttcatggtCATACATAATTATATGGCATAAAAATGTgattatgaaaatgtaaaacagaaaatgaagaatGATAAAAGTGCGCTCCATCAGTTCCTCAATTCCATCATGAACATTCAGTGGCCCAGACACGTGGCACAAAACATAATTCATCACTGGAGCGAGTGATAAATGATCACGATTCAGACATAAACAACTTACTCCCATAAGGCAGCGGCACATGTTGGCGTACGCCACAGAGAAGTTGGGTTCCAAGATGGCCTTCTCGAAGATGAGGTCAATGGCTCCCTTCAGCCTCTCCTCGGTGTCTATCGTCAGCTCTGTCACCTGCTTCATTAGCTCCTGAAACTTCTGAGGGGTCAGCTTGTTGAGGATACTGCGCAGGCGCTTAAATAACTCTTGTGTCTTTGCCTGATCAGGATCATCGTCTACGACTTCCTCCGCGCCACGGCTGCGAGTCGACTTCTTTGCTGTGGGCTTCCAGGCCTTCTCAGCCTTGTTGAGCTGCACGTCGTCGCCGAGAGACATGCTGCTGAGGATGATTTTCCTGGGCTCTTTCCTCTGACCCTGCTGAGAGCGACGTGGCCCGGGCGGCTAGGTGGTGGGGCAGAAATGTATAGATAAAAAAAAGGCACctttttcaacaaaacaaattcaTTGAAGAGGGACAATGATGTGGTCTCGTAATAAACCAACATAGAAAGTTGAAGAAATGTGCTCACCGGGCCTCGTGGTCCTCCTACCGATCCCCTCCCAAGGTTCCCCAAATACGAGGGTGTAAAATCAGGGCCAACATTCATCAGTCGAGAGGGGTCAACAGGCCGCAGTGGATTCTTGTTCACCTGAAGAAAAATTATTGATCTTAGGTACTGAtgcagaaatataaaacactAACAAGACAAGAGGTAAGTCAGGTTTTCTGAACTCACTTTTATCATTAACACAAAGATTTATTGGCAAACTAGTTGTGCTGTtagcttaaaataaaataaatagttcACTTCCATGCAGCTGCAACATTATCATCATGCGACGCGACAAACATTATCATCGCACTCTGCAGCAAAACGAAATAAAATATCACCAACCTTGTCAAGGACAACATCACTGATGCTCGGCAGGCCCTCGGGTTTGTGCATACTGGCGTTGATAAACTGGCAGCCCAAGAGGAACTCCCTGTCGTACCGCTTCTTCTCCTCAGGATCAATTGGCTTCCATTTTTCTGAGAAACGTACACGACACGTGTGAATGCAAAGGATTAAATATGTGAATTTCATGTGACATATGTTTATGTTGCATTGACATAGTTTTAAGGTGCAGCAGGTTAAAGTCAAAATAGAgtaaattcaagcacttttaaggaaCCTTACCTAAAAACTTTTAGACATTTACAGGATTTATCAGCACATTAAATTGTTGCTGTGAATACATTTgtgaaaaacaaagtttaaaaaaatctccTGACACCTAAAGCAATCAATTTATAttgtccttttttatttatttcacctgctgTTTAAATTATGATTTGATGATCGCTAATTTCAACGCTTGGAGACAATGAATATCCCAATAACATCTTTCACTTCAAATACCGAAAAATGTTATGGTCATAAGACATTCGTCATCTTGATAACATAATGGTTTAAAATAAGCATTTGAAAGAATTTGTATGACTCTTGAACTTTGGGATGCATGTGCACCTAAGAAGACATTAGAACTACAAATACATACATCAAACACAAAAGCTTTCCAGTGTCATTTCTGTACAATCTTAGTCACAACCTACCCTCTTTGTACTGGTATTTCTGCCCAGTTGGCTCAGGTGTGGCTTTAGACCTGTCTGGTTCTGCATTCtgcttgtcttctttctcctcccagGTCTCATCTGCAACCTCAGCGGGAGGTTCAGCTGGAGCAACAGGGACGGGGTCGGCCTGAGGGGATGAGGGTTCGGGAGCAGGCTTGGCATCCTGCTcctgcagcaaacacaacagGAAGAGATGAGCAAGTATTATATTAACCCAGTTACTCTTCAGAGAATGtcctaaaaaatatatattattgatACAGCTGAAGCTGAGTTCCCATGAAATCAAAATTTAAATGTTTCGATCATGTCTTGCTCTCTTTCTCACGTACTCATCAGTATCGGCCCCGACAATCGTAGTAAAGTAGTTTTCTAGGTATTCTGATTGGCACTCAAGAGTTTTAATTTCCTGGAAACCATTAATGACTAATACAAATTATGTGTCCGATTAAtgcttttgtaatttttatgtCGCTGCCACGGGTGTAAGAGAGGGACACCACCAGAGCAAAGTGTTTCTGGGGTCTTGGCCTCATGgattactgtacaaaaacacaacttaattacttttttacatTAGTTAGAAACTGGATCAGGTTTTATAGAGAAAATATTTGGGCTTTTCCCTCtgctgtcttccagcagctctGCCTTCAACTATGGAAAGATAACTCTACCTGCTGCTACAGTAACTAATAACGGCAGCCTCCCTGCAAACAGTGTATTCATTTCAATCTGTCATGTTGTCATCCAAGACTGATGCACACCTCTGTGAAGGCATCCAGGAGGTCTCCAATAGCCTCCTTCTTGTTGAACTCCTTCatgttcttcctcttctttggCACAGACGTAGCAGCTTCAAGAAAAAGGATATTGACATTAAAATCTCACACTATGTCATGACATATAAAGATCATATATGCAGGCAAAAATCAACTCCACACTACCTTGCATAGTAGTAGATTCCTCTGTTGGGCAGCTAACAGCGGTAGAAGGGGCATCCTcacttttctccttctcttcttctttcttctccacctttttgtcttcatcctcctcctcctcctcttctgcggGCTCCTCCTCCTGGGCTGGCACTGCCGTTTTAGCCACAGGTGTGGATTCCTGAGATTTAGAAGCATCAGGCTTGTCAAGGGTTGTAGTGTCGGAAAATGCCATATCCTCAGAGAGTTCCTCTGTGTCCTGAGGGAGGCCGTTGGAGAGAAGAGGCTCTGCCGCTACAGCAGGTGTAGGTGTGGGTTCgag
The sequence above is drawn from the Sparus aurata chromosome 21, fSpaAur1.1, whole genome shotgun sequence genome and encodes:
- the eif4g1a gene encoding eukaryotic translation initiation factor 4 gamma 1a isoform X12 yields the protein MNKPPQPITGPTSVPNPSPSPGLTQAAYGPGQPPSLVFATPPPQMNSAPQPRQFAAGPRTLHQQGGYRALQSYYQNRPAMATSAPRVQTSSGPRPVGPTHVYPPSSQMMMISQQQLSFAGSPQGYFIPPGQYRPPYMPPTQQYPVTSGTAGFYPGTSPAEYSAYAGAYYPAQPQYSPSVQPAPVMISPAQQQQQAPPPQQPPAQSQGPLKRERKPIRIRDPNQGGRDITEEIMSGGRSTTTPTPPQASTADVSPAQTNGEVTQAVPTVTRRDENVDPPSSAETPPPPATAITEPVVEAKQEVDVQIAAPAELVTESVPPAAVTEVPSPLTKDLQSSSSLPPAAAASTTPPAEEENKVDTKVGDTVDAPVGPSSIAAQEAPVKSEEPVAAPAPVEKVPEKEEKKTEEGKILEKEEEVTNVESEPEVEVAATVAATVAATVAATVTAVNMAKEETATKAATEVSQPPPSTPEPAAPQTQSAAPSSEPEPEPEPEPEPKPEPELEPTPTPAVAAEPLLSNGLPQDTEELSEDMAFSDTTTLDKPDASKSQESTPVAKTAVPAQEEEPAEEEEEEDEDKKVEKKEEEKEKSEDAPSTAVSCPTEESTTMQAATSVPKKRKNMKEFNKKEAIGDLLDAFTEEQDAKPAPEPSSPQADPVPVAPAEPPAEVADETWEEKEDKQNAEPDRSKATPEPTGQKYQYKEEKWKPIDPEEKKRYDREFLLGCQFINASMHKPEGLPSISDVVLDKVNKNPLRPVDPSRLMNVGPDFTPSYLGNLGRGSVGGPRGPPPGPRRSQQGQRKEPRKIILSSMSLGDDVQLNKAEKAWKPTAKKSTRSRGAEEVVDDDPDQAKTQELFKRLRSILNKLTPQKFQELMKQVTELTIDTEERLKGAIDLIFEKAILEPNFSVAYANMCRCLMGLKVPTSDKPGVFVNFRKLLLNRCQKEFEKDQDDDEIFERKQKELEAAKDLEERERLRVELEENKDQARRRSLGNIKFIGELFKLKMLTEAIMHDCVVKLLKNHDEESLECLCRLLSTIGKDLDFEKAKPRMDQYFNQMDKIIKERKTSSRIRFMLQDVIDLRKNNWVPRRGDQGPKTIDQIHKEAELEEHREQIKVQQQLMSKKDSGGGGGGGGGGGGGGGRMGGNMGGRGPHTPGGGRTNPPQDEGWNTVPISKNRPIDTTRLSKITKPGAVDFSNQLLAPGGKGMWGSWGKGSSGGTGAKPASGEQDSGRPATSTLNRFSALQQSGSLLSSSDSDRRAPQRSSSSRERGGDRADRDRDRFDRFDRGEGREGRDGRGSQTQISKRSFSRESQEHGGRGGDGRATNEPVRRVASMTDDRDRGSRDRGSRDRGSRDRGSRDRGSRDRGPSKDLTVKRESAPTPPPPSSLPKPALTEEEVEKKSNAIIEEYLHINDLKEALQCVSELNSASLLYVFVRNSVESTLERSTIAREHVGLLLHHLVKAGTLPTQQYYKGLEDTLEAAEDTAIDIPHIWLYLAELITPMLHEGGIPMGQLFREISKPLVPLGQAGVLLVQILKLLCKGMTPKKVGAMWTEAGLNWRDFLPEDEDVNKFVTEQKVEFTTGEEMESKEVSKKKVLSGEELSKQLDRLLQDKANNQRIRDWVEANLEEQQAASNQFVRALMTSVCQAAIICDNPYRVDARQINLRASLLQKYLCDEQKELQALYALQALMVHMEQPANLLRMFFDALYDEDVIKEEAFYKWESSKDPAEQTGKGVALKSVTAFFTWLREAEEESDKE
- the eif4g1a gene encoding eukaryotic translation initiation factor 4 gamma 1a isoform X3, which codes for MNKPPQPITGPTSVPNPSPSPGLTQAAYGPGQPPSLVFATPPPQMNSAPQPRQFAAGPRTLHQQSYYQNRPAMATSAPRVQTSSGPRPVGPTHVYPPSSQMMMISQQQLSFAGSPQGYFIPPGQYRPPYMPPTQQYPVTSGTAGFYPGTSPAEYSAYEPSLAARERRGGGGRGGGRENGRLSLHGAPLTSQRYPAGAYYPAQPQYSPSVQPAPVMISPAQQQQQAPPPQQPPAQSQGPLKRERKPVVCHNKRATHPLSEIRIRDPNQGGRDITEEIMSGGRSTTTPTPPQASTADVSPAQTNGEVTQAVPTVTRRDENVDPPSSAETPPPPATAITEPVVEAKQEVDVQIAAPAELVTESVPPAAVTEVPSPLTKDLQSSSSLPPAAAASTTPPAEEENKVDTKVGDTVDAPVGPSSIAAQEAPVKSEEPVAAPAPVEKVPEKEEKKTEEGKILEKEEEVTNVESEPEVEVAATVAATVAATVAATVTAVNMAKEETATKAATEVSQPPPSTPEPAAPQTQSAAPSSEPEPEPEPEPEPKPEPELEPTPTPAVAAEPLLSNGLPQDTEELSEDMAFSDTTTLDKPDASKSQESTPVAKTAVPAQEEEPAEEEEEEDEDKKVEKKEEEKEKSEDAPSTAVSCPTEESTTMQAATSVPKKRKNMKEFNKKEAIGDLLDAFTEEQDAKPAPEPSSPQADPVPVAPAEPPAEVADETWEEKEDKQNAEPDRSKATPEPTGQKYQYKEEKWKPIDPEEKKRYDREFLLGCQFINASMHKPEGLPSISDVVLDKVNKNPLRPVDPSRLMNVGPDFTPSYLGNLGRGSVGGPRGPPPGPRRSQQGQRKEPRKIILSSMSLGDDVQLNKAEKAWKPTAKKSTRSRGAEEVVDDDPDQAKTQELFKRLRSILNKLTPQKFQELMKQVTELTIDTEERLKGAIDLIFEKAILEPNFSVAYANMCRCLMGLKVPTSDKPGVFVNFRKLLLNRCQKEFEKDQDDDEIFERKQKELEAAKDLEERERLRVELEENKDQARRRSLGNIKFIGELFKLKMLTEAIMHDCVVKLLKNHDEESLECLCRLLSTIGKDLDFEKAKPRMDQYFNQMDKIIKERKTSSRIRFMLQDVIDLRKNNWVPRRGDQGPKTIDQIHKEAELEEHREQIKVQQQLMSKKDSGGGGGGGGGGGGGGGRMGGNMGGRGPHTPGGGRTNPPQDEGWNTVPISKNRPIDTTRLSKITKPGAVDFSNQLLAPGGKGMWGSWGKGSSGGTGAKPASGEQDSGRPATSTLNRFSALQQSGSLLSSSDSDRRAPQRSSSSRERGGDRADRDRDRFDRFDRGEGREGRDGRGSQTQISKRSFSRESQEHGGRGGDGRATNEPVRRVASMTDDRDRGSRDRGSRDRGSRDRGSRDRGSRDRGPSKDLTAVKRESAPTPPPPSSLPKPALTEEEVEKKSNAIIEEYLHINDLKEALQCVSELNSASLLYVFVRNSVESTLERSTIAREHVGLLLHHLVKAGTLPTQQYYKGLEDTLEAAEDTAIDIPHIWLYLAELITPMLHEGGIPMGQLFREISKPLVPLGQAGVLLVQILKLLCKGMTPKKVGAMWTEAGLNWRDFLPEDEDVNKFVTEQKVEFTTGEEMESKEVSKKKVLSGEELSKQLDRLLQDKANNQRIRDWVEANLEEQQAASNQFVRALMTSVCQAAIICDNPYRVDARQINLRASLLQKYLCDEQKELQALYALQALMVHMEQPANLLRMFFDALYDEDVIKEEAFYKWESSKDPAEQTGKGVALKSVTAFFTWLREAEEESDKE
- the eif4g1a gene encoding eukaryotic translation initiation factor 4 gamma 1a isoform X8 yields the protein MNKPPQPITGPTSVPNPSPSPGLTQAAYGPGQPPSLVFATPPPQMNSAPQPRQFAAGPRTLHQQGGYRALQSYYQNRPAMATSAPRVQTSSGPRPVGPTHVYPPSSQMMMISQQQLSFAGSPQGYFIPPGQYRPPYMPPTQQYPVTSGTAGFYPGTSPAEYSAYAGAYYPAQPQYSPSVQPAPVMISPAQQQQQAPPPQQPPAQSQGPLKRERKPIRIRDPNQGGRDITEEIMSGGRSTTTPTPPQASTADVSPAQTNGEVTQAVPTVTRRDENVDPPSSAETPPPPATAITEPVVEAKQEVDVQIAAPAELVTESVPPAAVTEVPSPLTKDLQSSSSLPPAAAASTTPPAEEENKVDTKVGDTVDAPVGPSSIAAQEAPVKSEEPVAAPAPVEKVPEKEEKKTEEGKILEKEEEVTNVESEPEVEVAATVAATVAATVAATVTAVNMAKEETATKAATEVSQPPPSTPEPAAPQTQSAAPSSEPEPEPEPEPEPKPEPELEPTPTPAVAAEPLLSNGLPQDTEELSEDMAFSDTTTLDKPDASKSQESTPVAKTAVPAQEEEPAEEEEEEDEDKKVEKKEEEKEKSEDAPSTAVSCPTEESTTMQAATSVPKKRKNMKEFNKKEAIGDLLDAFTEEQDAKPAPEPSSPQADPVPVAPAEPPAEVADETWEEKEDKQNAEPDRSKATPEPTGQKYQYKEEKWKPIDPEEKKRYDREFLLGCQFINASMHKPEGLPSISDVVLDKVNKNPLRPVDPSRLMNVGPDFTPSYLGNLGRGSVGGPRGPPPGPRRSQQGQRKEPRKIILSSMSLGDDVQLNKAEKAWKPTAKKSTRSRGAEEVVDDDPDQAKTQELFKRLRSILNKLTPQKFQELMKQVTELTIDTEERLKGAIDLIFEKAILEPNFSVAYANMCRCLMGLKVPTSDKPGVFVNFRKLLLNRCQKEFEKDQDDDEIFERKQKELEAAKDLEERERLRVELEENKDQARRRSLGNIKFIGELFKLKMLTEAIMHDCVVKLLKNHDEESLECLCRLLSTIGKDLDFEKAKPRMDQYFNQMDKIIKERKTSSRIRFMLQDVIDLRKNNWVPRRGDQGPKTIDQIHKEAELEEHREQIKVQQQLMSKKDSGGGGGGGGGGGGGGGRMGGNMGGRGPHTPGGGRTNPPQDEGWNTVPISKNRPIDTTRLSKITKPGAVDFSNQLLAPGGKGMWGSWGKGSSGGTGAKPASGEQDSGRPATSTLNRFSALQQSGSLLSSSDSDRRAPQRSSSSRERGGDRADRDRDRFDRFDRGEGREGRDGRGSQTQISKRSFSRESQEHGGRGGDGRATNEPVRRVASMTDDRDRGSRDRGSRDRGSRDRGSRDRGSRDRGPSKDLTAVKRESAPTPPPPSSLPKPALTEEEVEKKSNAIIEEYLHINDLKEALQCVSELNSASLLYVFVRNSVESTLERSTIAREHVGLLLHHLVKAGTLPTQQYYKGLEDTLEAAEDTAIDIPHIWLYLAELITPMLHEGGIPMGQLFREISKPLVPLGQAGVLLVQILKLLCKGMTPKKVGAMWTEAGLNWRDFLPEDEDVNKFVTEQKVEFTTGEEMESKEVSKKKVLSGEELSKQLDRLLQDKANNQRIRDWVEANLEEQQAASNQFVRALMTSVCQAAIICDNPYRVDARQINLRASLLQKYLCDEQKELQALYALQALMVHMEQPANLLRMFFDALYDEDVIKEEAFYKWESSKDPAEQTGKGVALKSVTAFFTWLREAEEESDKE